One window of the Methanocaldococcus vulcanius M7 genome contains the following:
- a CDS encoding 30S ribosomal protein S11 has product MAEQKKEKWGIIHIYSSYNNTIIHATDITGAETIARISGGMVTRNQRDEGSPYAAMQAAFKLAEVLKERGIENIHIKVRAPGGSGQKNPGPGAQAAIRALARAGLRIGRIEDVTPVPHDGTTPKKRFKK; this is encoded by the coding sequence ATGGCAGAGCAGAAAAAAGAAAAATGGGGAATAATTCACATTTATTCATCATATAACAACACGATAATTCACGCAACAGATATAACAGGAGCAGAAACAATTGCAAGAATCTCAGGAGGTATGGTTACAAGAAACCAGAGGGATGAAGGATCTCCTTACGCAGCAATGCAGGCAGCTTTCAAATTGGCAGAAGTTTTAAAAGAGAGGGGGATTGAAAACATACACATCAAAGTTAGAGCTCCCGGAGGGAGTGGACAGAAAAACCCAGGACCTGGGGCTCAGGCAGCTATTAGGGCATTGGCAAGAGCTGGATTGAGAATAGGAAGAATAGAAGACGTAACTCCAGTTCCACATGATGGAACTACGCCAAAGAAGAGATTTAAAAAGTAA
- a CDS encoding 30S ribosomal protein S13, which translates to MQNTEFKYLVRVSRTDIDGNKKLIMALQDIYGVGEAMARAIVRVAKLDPDKLAGYLTEEEIKKIEEVLIDPAKFGIPSWMFNRRKDYITGEDKHVIESDLMIIKQEDINRLKRIRCYRGIRHELGLPCRGQRTKSTFRRGPTVGVSRRKK; encoded by the coding sequence ATCCAAAATACTGAATTTAAATATTTAGTTAGAGTTTCAAGAACAGATATTGATGGAAACAAGAAGTTGATAATGGCTCTCCAAGATATTTATGGTGTTGGAGAGGCAATGGCAAGGGCAATAGTAAGAGTTGCAAAATTAGATCCTGATAAATTGGCAGGGTATTTAACAGAGGAAGAAATCAAAAAAATCGAAGAGGTTTTGATAGATCCTGCAAAATTTGGAATTCCTTCATGGATGTTCAACAGAAGGAAGGATTACATCACTGGAGAAGATAAACACGTAATAGAAAGCGATCTGATGATTATAAAACAAGAAGATATAAACAGATTGAAGAGAATTAGATGTTATAGAGGAATTAGGCACGAACTTGGATTACCATGTAGAGGACAGAGAACAAAGAGTACATTTAGAAGAGGTCCAACAGTTGGGGTCTCAAGAAGGAAAAAATAA
- a CDS encoding CBS domain-containing ParB/RepB/Spo0J family partition protein, producing MSVKVAEYMTKNVITVSKDNTVRDVIKLLKETGHNSFPVVENGKLIGIVSVHDIVGRDDNEKVENVMTKREDMVVTTPDANIMDVGRVMFRTGFSKLPVVDEENNLVGIISNMDVIRSQIEKTTPKKLENIIKTYKSLGYNLKVEKEEVDVKKLRPTQNKIHADELIGRMYELKKGLAEPIIAIKTKRGDYYILVDGHHRAVAAYKMGVPKLDAYVIYLDTDKKLGIEKTAEIMNLKSLADVKVVESDDENSAKVITYKKNEMG from the coding sequence ATGTCAGTAAAAGTAGCAGAATACATGACAAAAAATGTAATAACAGTATCAAAAGATAATACAGTCAGAGATGTAATAAAACTATTGAAAGAGACGGGGCATAATTCATTCCCAGTCGTGGAAAATGGAAAGCTGATTGGAATTGTCTCTGTTCATGATATTGTGGGAAGAGATGATAATGAAAAGGTAGAAAATGTAATGACAAAAAGGGAGGATATGGTTGTTACAACTCCTGATGCCAATATAATGGATGTTGGTAGAGTAATGTTCAGAACAGGATTTTCAAAACTGCCGGTTGTTGATGAAGAGAACAATTTAGTGGGAATCATATCAAACATGGATGTTATAAGATCCCAGATAGAAAAAACAACACCTAAAAAGTTAGAAAACATCATAAAAACATATAAAAGTTTAGGATATAACTTAAAAGTTGAAAAAGAAGAAGTAGATGTAAAAAAACTTAGGCCAACGCAAAATAAGATTCACGCTGATGAATTGATCGGTAGAATGTATGAACTAAAAAAGGGCTTAGCAGAGCCAATAATTGCTATAAAAACAAAAAGAGGGGACTATTATATATTGGTGGATGGGCATCACAGGGCAGTTGCTGCCTACAAGATGGGAGTGCCGAAGTTAGATGCCTATGTGATTTATTTAGACACTGATAAAAAGCTTGGTATAGAAAAGACAGCTGAGATTATGAATTTAAAGTCATTAGCAGATGTTAAAGTTGTAGAGAGTGATGATGAAAACAGTGCAAAGGTAATCACCTACAAGAAAAATGAAATGGGATAA
- a CDS encoding DNA-directed RNA polymerase subunit D, translating into MITIKEKKKTRIGEEFIFSLKAPISFSNAIRRIMISEVPTFAIEDVYIYENSSSMDDEILAHRLGLIPIKGKPLLDTEIITFTLEKEGPCTVYSSDLKSENGEVAFKNIPIVKLGKGQRIKIECEAVPGIGKVHAKWQPCNAVYKQLSEDEVEFFVETFGQIDAEQILKEAVKILRDKADSFLQQLETIEQ; encoded by the coding sequence TTGATTACAATCAAAGAGAAGAAAAAAACAAGAATAGGGGAGGAATTTATTTTTTCTTTAAAAGCCCCCATATCCTTTTCTAATGCTATTAGGAGAATAATGATTTCTGAAGTCCCAACCTTTGCAATTGAAGATGTTTATATATATGAAAACTCATCATCAATGGACGATGAAATTTTAGCTCATAGATTGGGTTTAATTCCAATTAAAGGTAAACCCCTGCTTGATACTGAAATTATAACATTTACCTTAGAAAAAGAAGGTCCTTGCACGGTCTATTCATCCGATTTAAAATCCGAAAACGGAGAAGTTGCCTTTAAAAATATACCAATAGTCAAATTAGGAAAAGGGCAGAGAATAAAAATTGAATGTGAAGCAGTTCCAGGTATTGGGAAGGTTCACGCTAAATGGCAACCATGTAATGCTGTCTATAAACAGTTGAGTGAAGATGAGGTTGAGTTTTTTGTAGAGACCTTTGGGCAGATTGATGCAGAGCAGATATTAAAAGAGGCAGTCAAAATACTTAGGGATAAGGCAGATTCTTTCTTACAACAACTGGAAACGATAGAGCAATAA
- a CDS encoding 30S ribosomal protein S4: protein MGDPRRRFKKSYETPNHPWIKDRIEREKELCKKYGLRRKREVWKAETILRKYRRQARRLISDRTEQGAKEAVQLFNVLRKYGILKIEDPTLDDVLSLTVEDILERRLQTLVFRKGLARTPRQARQLIIHRHIAVDGRVVTSPSYMVSVEEEDKIGYAKNSPFNDNNHPESSKIIGLIETETQEAEN, encoded by the coding sequence ATGGGAGATCCAAGAAGAAGATTTAAGAAGAGTTATGAAACACCTAACCACCCATGGATCAAAGATAGAATAGAAAGAGAAAAAGAGTTATGTAAAAAATATGGTTTAAGAAGGAAAAGAGAGGTCTGGAAGGCAGAAACAATTTTAAGAAAATATAGAAGACAGGCAAGAAGATTAATTAGTGATAGAACAGAACAGGGAGCTAAAGAGGCAGTTCAGCTCTTCAACGTTCTGAGAAAATATGGTATATTAAAAATAGAAGATCCTACTCTTGATGATGTTTTATCTTTAACAGTTGAGGACATTTTAGAGAGAAGATTACAAACACTTGTATTTAGAAAAGGATTAGCAAGAACACCAAGACAAGCAAGACAGTTAATAATTCATAGACATATTGCAGTTGATGGAAGAGTAGTTACCTCTCCAAGTTATATGGTAAGTGTTGAAGAAGAAGATAAAATAGGTTATGCTAAAAACTCTCCATTTAATGATAACAATCATCCCGAAAGCTCTAAAATTATAGGATTAATAGAGACAGAAACACAAGAGGCCGAAAACTAA
- the cgi121 gene encoding KEOPS complex subunit Cgi121, producing the protein MIIRGIRGAKIKNEIFSLDLNFQILNADVIATEKHILHAINQARTKKPIAKSFWMEILVRASGQRQIQEAIKIIGAKDGNVCLICEDEETFKKVHELIGGEIDNSVLDINEEKEKLIREVFKIKGFGNVIERVLEKIALIELKKE; encoded by the coding sequence ATGATAATTAGAGGAATAAGAGGAGCTAAAATAAAAAATGAGATATTTAGTTTGGATTTAAATTTTCAAATTTTAAATGCTGATGTTATAGCCACAGAAAAACATATTTTACATGCAATAAACCAAGCAAGAACAAAAAAACCGATAGCAAAGAGTTTCTGGATGGAAATTTTAGTTAGGGCTTCCGGACAGAGACAGATACAGGAGGCAATAAAGATCATTGGGGCTAAGGATGGGAATGTGTGCTTAATCTGTGAAGATGAAGAGACATTTAAAAAAGTTCATGAGCTAATTGGTGGAGAGATAGATAATTCGGTTTTAGATATTAACGAAGAGAAAGAAAAATTGATAAGAGAGGTTTTTAAGATTAAAGGTTTCGGGAACGTTATTGAGAGAGTTTTGGAGAAGATAGCCCTAATTGAATTAAAAAAGGAATAA
- the argJ gene encoding bifunctional ornithine acetyltransferase/N-acetylglutamate synthase, producing the protein MRVIEGGVVSPKGFKANGYKEGKYGVAIIISEKEAVGAGTFTTNKVVAHPVILSRELIKNKDKFRAIVANSGNANCFTKDGMRDAKEMQKLIADLFNIREDDVLVASTGVIGRKMNMDIIKDRINKVYNLIKEGNSSINAAKAIMTTDTKPKEIAVEFEVNGKVVRVGGIAKGAGMIAPNMIHATMLCFITTDIEIDKESLTNVLQRVVDKTFNNISVDGDTSTNDTVFILANGLSGVNYNECREEFENALLYVCRELAKMIVKDGEGATKFMEVVVKGSKTKEDAIKASKAVVNSLLVKTAVFGGDPNWGRIVAAVGYSGADFNPEIVDVILSNYKDEVYLVKDGTPLADEGTEELKKAEELMKSDEIKIVVDLKMGEFENVCYGCDLSYEYVRINAEYTT; encoded by the coding sequence ATGAGAGTTATAGAAGGAGGAGTTGTGTCTCCAAAAGGATTTAAAGCCAATGGATACAAAGAGGGAAAATATGGAGTTGCCATAATTATCTCTGAAAAAGAGGCGGTTGGAGCTGGAACATTTACAACAAATAAAGTTGTAGCACACCCAGTAATCTTATCAAGGGAACTAATAAAAAATAAGGATAAATTTAGGGCAATAGTTGCAAACAGTGGGAACGCTAACTGCTTCACAAAAGATGGGATGAGAGATGCCAAAGAAATGCAAAAATTAATAGCAGATCTTTTTAATATTAGAGAGGATGATGTCTTAGTTGCCTCAACAGGAGTTATTGGAAGAAAGATGAATATGGACATTATAAAAGATAGAATAAATAAGGTCTATAATTTGATAAAAGAGGGGAATAGTTCAATAAACGCTGCCAAGGCAATAATGACAACAGATACAAAACCAAAAGAGATAGCTGTGGAGTTTGAGGTTAATGGAAAAGTTGTTAGAGTTGGAGGAATAGCAAAAGGGGCAGGAATGATAGCTCCAAATATGATACATGCCACTATGCTCTGCTTTATAACAACTGATATAGAGATTGATAAAGAAAGTTTAACAAACGTTTTGCAGAGGGTTGTGGATAAAACATTCAACAACATATCCGTCGATGGAGACACTTCAACAAATGATACTGTCTTCATTTTAGCCAATGGGCTGAGTGGAGTTAATTATAATGAGTGTAGGGAAGAGTTTGAAAATGCCTTGTTGTATGTTTGCAGAGAGCTTGCGAAGATGATTGTTAAGGATGGTGAAGGAGCAACTAAGTTTATGGAGGTTGTTGTTAAAGGGTCTAAAACTAAGGAGGATGCGATTAAAGCTTCAAAGGCCGTTGTTAATTCTTTGTTAGTCAAGACAGCAGTATTTGGTGGAGATCCAAATTGGGGAAGAATTGTTGCTGCTGTTGGTTATAGCGGAGCTGATTTCAATCCAGAGATTGTTGATGTTATATTGAGCAACTATAAAGATGAGGTTTATTTGGTTAAAGATGGAACTCCATTGGCTGATGAAGGAACTGAAGAGTTAAAGAAAGCAGAAGAATTAATGAAATCTGATGAAATAAAGATAGTTGTTGATTTGAAGATGGGAGAGTTTGAAAATGTTTGTTATGGGTGTGATTTGAGCTATGAGTATGTTAGAATAAATGCTGAATACACAACTTAA